The following proteins are co-located in the Streptomyces bottropensis ATCC 25435 genome:
- a CDS encoding SHOCT domain-containing protein gives MPGLIRGVARTAVVAGTATAVSNRVSRRQQGRWAEQQAAEPPDAAPAPPPPTQSADDSNSTIAQLKELGELKAQGVLTDAEFEEQKRRVLGS, from the coding sequence ATGCCAGGTCTGATCCGAGGGGTCGCACGCACAGCCGTCGTCGCCGGAACCGCAACCGCCGTCTCCAACCGAGTGTCACGACGCCAACAGGGCCGCTGGGCCGAGCAACAGGCCGCCGAGCCGCCCGACGCAGCCCCGGCACCACCGCCTCCCACCCAGTCGGCCGACGACTCGAACAGCACGATCGCCCAGTTGAAGGAACTCGGTGAACTCAAAGCCCAAGGGGTGCTCACCGATGCGGAGTTCGAGGAGCAGAAGCGCAGGGTTCTCGGCTCCTGA
- a CDS encoding MFS transporter, with protein sequence MAPRTNTPESATKARIVLLTLASGQFLMALDSSVMNVSIATVAEDVGTTVTGIQGAITAYTLVMAMFMIPGGKVGALIGRKRAFMIGCGIYGCGSLTTALAPNLTVLLIGWSFLEGIGAALILPAIVALVAGNFATERRPAAYGLVAAAGAVAIAVGPLIGGVATTYFSWRWVFAGEVLVVLGILVLARRIADAPVGERPRLDLVGAVLSALGLGLFVYGVLRSDEWGWFQPKPDAPSWLGVSLVVWLMLAGLLLVWLFLHWEARMVERLKEPLVEPALLQNKQLTGGLTMFFFQYLVQMGVFFVVPLYLSVALGLSALKTGARLLPLSLTLLAAAVLIPRYLPDVSPRRVVRLGTLALFAGAVVLMAALDVDAGAEIVTIPLLLIGLGMGALASQLGSVTVSAVPEAKSAEVGGVQNSVTNLGASIGTALAGSILIAAMTTSFLTNVEKNPAVPDEVKSRATVELESGVPFLSDAELESALDEAGTSEKVAQAALDANEEARIDGLRAAVAILAFAALLAMFFTSRIPKGQPGSAKP encoded by the coding sequence ATGGCACCCAGGACAAACACTCCCGAGAGTGCGACAAAGGCGCGAATCGTTCTGCTGACCCTCGCGTCCGGTCAGTTCCTGATGGCGCTGGACAGCTCGGTCATGAACGTCTCGATCGCGACGGTGGCCGAAGACGTGGGCACGACGGTGACGGGCATCCAGGGCGCCATCACTGCCTACACCCTCGTGATGGCGATGTTCATGATCCCCGGCGGCAAGGTGGGGGCGCTGATCGGCCGCAAACGCGCGTTCATGATCGGCTGCGGCATCTACGGCTGCGGCTCCCTCACCACGGCACTCGCACCCAACCTGACCGTGCTGCTGATCGGCTGGTCGTTCCTCGAAGGCATCGGTGCGGCACTCATCCTGCCCGCGATCGTGGCGCTCGTGGCGGGCAACTTCGCCACTGAACGCCGTCCCGCCGCCTACGGTCTCGTCGCGGCCGCGGGGGCCGTGGCGATCGCGGTCGGACCGCTCATCGGCGGCGTCGCGACCACGTACTTCTCCTGGCGGTGGGTCTTCGCCGGAGAGGTCCTGGTGGTGCTCGGCATCCTGGTGCTCGCCCGCCGCATCGCCGACGCCCCGGTCGGCGAACGCCCTCGCCTCGACCTCGTCGGCGCCGTACTGTCCGCGCTGGGGCTCGGGCTCTTCGTCTACGGCGTGCTCCGCTCCGACGAATGGGGATGGTTCCAGCCGAAGCCCGACGCGCCCTCATGGCTCGGGGTGTCGCTGGTCGTGTGGCTGATGCTGGCCGGTCTGCTGCTGGTGTGGCTCTTCCTCCATTGGGAGGCCCGCATGGTGGAGCGGCTCAAGGAGCCTCTCGTCGAACCGGCCCTGCTGCAGAACAAGCAGCTCACCGGCGGACTGACGATGTTCTTCTTCCAGTACCTCGTTCAGATGGGTGTCTTCTTCGTCGTACCGCTCTATCTGTCGGTCGCTCTGGGCCTGTCCGCGCTCAAGACCGGTGCCCGTCTCCTGCCTCTCTCCTTGACCCTGCTGGCGGCCGCCGTCCTGATCCCCCGCTACCTCCCGGACGTCTCGCCGCGCCGGGTGGTGCGGCTGGGGACCCTCGCGCTGTTCGCGGGCGCGGTGGTCCTGATGGCCGCGCTGGACGTGGACGCCGGTGCGGAGATCGTCACCATCCCCCTGCTGTTGATCGGGCTGGGCATGGGCGCGCTGGCGTCCCAGCTCGGGTCGGTCACCGTGTCCGCGGTGCCGGAGGCAAAGAGCGCGGAAGTCGGCGGCGTCCAGAACTCCGTCACCAACCTCGGCGCCTCGATCGGTACGGCACTCGCCGGTTCGATCCTGATCGCCGCGATGACGACCTCCTTCCTCACCAACGTGGAGAAGAATCCGGCGGTCCCGGACGAGGTCAAGAGCCGGGCGACGGTCGAACTCGAAAGCGGCGTACCGTTCCTGTCGGACGCCGAGCTCGAGTCCGCGCTCGACGAAGCGGGCACGAGCGAGAAGGTGGCTCAGGCGGCGCTCGACGCGAACGAGGAAGCCAGGATCGACGGCCTGCGCGCCGCGGTCGCCATCCTCGCCTTCGCCGCGCTCCTCGCCATGTTCTTCACCTCGCGGATCCCGAAGGGCCAGCCCGGTTCGGCGAAGCCATAG